In Liquorilactobacillus hordei DSM 19519, the following proteins share a genomic window:
- a CDS encoding MarR family winged helix-turn-helix transcriptional regulator, with amino-acid sequence MITLQKSLTNLMQVLRLHEHRQNDPDFEKLGAIDVYYLEAIYQLKEPTIGMISKLLDQSTPNTNYHIKKLMRLNLIEKRLDDTDRRVTHLMVTEKYLKLLESDNEFWQRLENRLEDEVAPKDLAIFKRVLRQTIEIVSDESLDEF; translated from the coding sequence GTGATAACTTTACAAAAATCTTTAACTAATTTAATGCAAGTATTACGGTTACACGAACATCGCCAAAACGATCCTGACTTTGAGAAATTAGGAGCAATTGATGTTTATTATCTTGAGGCAATTTATCAATTAAAAGAACCTACTATTGGTATGATTTCAAAATTGCTTGATCAATCGACACCTAACACTAACTATCATATTAAGAAGTTAATGCGACTTAATTTAATTGAGAAACGCCTAGATGATACAGATCGTCGTGTTACTCATTTGATGGTTACAGAAAAATACCTCAAGTTGCTTGAATCAGACAATGAATTCTGGCAGAGACTAGAGAATCGTTTGGAAGATGAAGTCGCACCAAAGGACTTGGCAATCTTTAAGCGCGTTTTGCGTCAAACAATTGAGATTGTATCTGATGAAAGCTTAGACGAATTTTAA
- a CDS encoding LysR family transcriptional regulator, whose product MNIKEFHYFHELVKYKNFSQVASFFNVSQPTITMAIKRLENELEVKLFVRDRSHKQLVVTPSGEQLDRHVTQILNELDVMKKELSRISSEKVMFGLPPIIGTYYFPHVAPELLRAGLIDKLDIFESGSNEMLNYILDGTLDLALIGSITPIVDAKLDAKIFDRTHFKIAVSENHPLAQQKSVNFKELAQEKFIILDDRFIHSIAFNKMCHANQFRPQIIHRSNDVHILKAMIKENMGISFLTELALPPEAGIKVLDIADTDQPEFLLSIVYRHSHTLTPLQQHLIEILPQKINI is encoded by the coding sequence ATGAATATTAAGGAGTTTCATTATTTTCATGAACTAGTAAAATACAAAAACTTCTCTCAAGTCGCTTCCTTTTTCAACGTAAGCCAACCTACAATTACAATGGCTATCAAGCGTCTAGAAAACGAACTTGAAGTTAAGTTATTTGTTCGCGACCGTTCTCACAAACAGTTAGTTGTAACTCCAAGTGGTGAGCAACTTGATCGGCATGTTACTCAAATATTAAATGAACTGGATGTTATGAAAAAAGAGCTCTCTAGGATTTCCAGTGAAAAAGTAATGTTTGGTTTACCGCCTATCATTGGAACTTATTATTTTCCACACGTAGCCCCGGAATTACTCCGTGCAGGTTTAATTGATAAACTTGATATCTTCGAATCTGGCTCAAATGAAATGCTGAATTATATTCTTGACGGAACTCTTGACTTAGCTTTAATCGGTTCTATCACGCCAATTGTTGATGCCAAACTTGATGCTAAAATTTTTGATCGTACACACTTTAAAATTGCAGTTAGTGAAAATCATCCTCTGGCACAACAAAAAAGTGTGAACTTCAAAGAATTAGCACAAGAAAAATTTATTATCCTAGATGATCGTTTCATTCACTCAATCGCTTTCAATAAGATGTGCCATGCAAATCAATTTAGACCACAAATTATCCATCGTTCAAATGACGTGCATATTCTAAAAGCAATGATTAAAGAAAATATGGGAATAAGTTTCTTAACAGAATTAGCCTTACCCCCTGAAGCTGGCATTAAGGTCTTGGATATTGCCGATACAGATCAACCAGAATTTCTTCTTTCAATTGTATATCGCCATTCACACACACTTACCCCACTTCAGCAGCATCTAATAGAAATTCTTCCCCAGAAAATTAATATATAA
- a CDS encoding AEC family transporter, whose amino-acid sequence MTVFLTSVSSVTVIVLIMALGYILRRTGWFSDTFGKNISSLITKIALPASIFVAVMNNLTRSKLFGLSTGLIFPAIAVICGYIIAWVTVKVLKIPAGRRGIFMNAVVNANTIFIGMPLNNALFGQKATTYFLIYYIINTVSTWAFGVFLISNDDPTIDKSKKKAQKINWKKLLPMPLVGFIVAVVWMLIGIPVPSFAEQTLTYVGSLVTPLSLIYIGIVLADAGLSNMKLDRDTVLALLGRFVLSPVVLIILIKLGGSMGLGMPTLMSQTLIVQSATPMLAVLPILANEAHGDVKYATNVVTISTVLFIVIVPILMAVIQFV is encoded by the coding sequence ATGACAGTGTTTTTGACTTCAGTTTCTAGTGTGACAGTAATTGTCTTAATAATGGCTTTAGGATATATATTGAGGAGGACTGGATGGTTCTCGGATACATTTGGTAAGAATATTTCATCATTAATTACTAAAATTGCTTTGCCAGCTTCAATCTTCGTTGCTGTAATGAATAATTTAACACGAAGCAAATTATTCGGCTTATCAACAGGATTGATTTTCCCCGCAATTGCAGTAATATGTGGTTATATAATTGCGTGGGTAACAGTTAAGGTCTTAAAAATACCAGCAGGTCGCCGTGGTATTTTCATGAATGCTGTTGTTAATGCTAATACAATCTTTATTGGAATGCCATTGAATAATGCACTTTTTGGCCAAAAGGCAACGACTTATTTTTTAATTTATTATATTATTAATACCGTTTCTACTTGGGCTTTTGGTGTATTCTTGATTTCTAATGATGATCCAACTATTGACAAAAGTAAGAAGAAAGCACAAAAGATAAATTGGAAGAAACTTCTTCCAATGCCACTTGTTGGATTTATTGTTGCTGTTGTTTGGATGTTGATTGGTATTCCAGTTCCATCATTTGCTGAACAAACTTTGACATATGTTGGTTCACTTGTGACACCGTTATCACTGATTTATATCGGAATTGTACTTGCTGACGCTGGTTTAAGTAATATGAAACTTGACCGAGATACAGTCTTGGCTTTATTGGGTCGTTTTGTATTGTCACCAGTTGTTTTAATTATATTGATCAAACTTGGTGGATCAATGGGGTTGGGGATGCCAACTCTGATGAGCCAGACATTGATTGTGCAATCAGCAACGCCGATGCTTGCCGTGCTTCCTATTTTGGCGAACGAGGCGCATGGTGATGTGAAATATGCGACTAATGTTGTAACGATTAGTACGGTATTATTTATTGTGATTGTGCCAATTCTAATGGCAGTTATTCAATTTGTTTAA
- a CDS encoding ECF transporter S component, which produces MSNHQKIRRLVFLSFFTAIIIVQNLVPFLGYLPIGPLDLTLIHITVIVAAFVLGPVDGAIIGGIWGIITFVRAFIWPTSPLATIVFINPLIAILPRVMIGIVAGGIFALALKKYNKPYRVLPLAAILGACCNTLLVLGQIYLFYQGKSQILYHIDAKALLPYLLTVVGTNGIPEAILAGIVAPLISVPLIKKWNFHE; this is translated from the coding sequence TTGAGTAATCATCAAAAAATACGAAGGCTGGTCTTTTTGTCTTTCTTTACAGCAATTATCATTGTCCAAAATTTGGTTCCCTTCTTAGGGTATTTACCAATCGGCCCGTTAGATCTAACTCTAATTCATATTACAGTTATTGTCGCAGCTTTTGTCCTTGGCCCAGTCGATGGGGCAATTATTGGGGGAATCTGGGGGATAATAACTTTTGTAAGGGCATTTATTTGGCCGACTAGTCCTTTGGCGACAATTGTGTTTATTAATCCTCTAATTGCGATATTGCCGCGTGTTATGATAGGTATAGTAGCTGGTGGAATATTTGCATTAGCACTTAAAAAATATAACAAACCATACAGAGTTTTACCGCTAGCTGCAATTTTAGGGGCATGCTGCAATACGCTCTTAGTATTGGGACAAATTTATTTATTTTACCAAGGAAAATCACAAATCCTGTATCATATTGATGCCAAGGCGTTATTGCCATATCTCTTGACGGTGGTGGGAACAAATGGAATTCCAGAAGCAATTCTTGCGGGAATAGTTGCACCTTTGATTAGTGTTCCATTAATAAAAAAATGGAATTTTCACGAATGA
- a CDS encoding glycoside hydrolase family 73 protein, translating to MPRKKSTRTRIAGKRKTSKRKSKAKNKFGMFYVNGHVQILNVAVALLIFGILSVQILGWAGRVGKQNNQGAQTSQISDATKRKFITTILPVAQKQQKQYKVLTSITLAQAALESDWGQSQLAAQYHNLFGVKSSTASAKALTTKEYVNGQWITVTANFAVYDSWTESIEAHTRLFVQGTAWDSQHYQSVLNASNYQEAAQALQTKGYATDPDYAAKLISLIQTYKLNKYDNLSEINTNK from the coding sequence GTGCCTAGAAAAAAAAGTACAAGAACACGAATAGCCGGTAAAAGAAAAACTTCAAAAAGAAAATCAAAAGCTAAAAATAAATTTGGAATGTTTTACGTGAATGGTCATGTTCAGATTCTTAATGTTGCTGTGGCTTTATTGATTTTCGGAATCTTGAGTGTGCAAATTCTTGGATGGGCCGGTAGAGTTGGGAAACAAAACAATCAAGGTGCTCAGACAAGTCAGATAAGTGATGCAACAAAACGTAAGTTTATTACTACAATACTTCCGGTTGCACAAAAACAACAAAAACAATATAAAGTGCTAACTAGTATAACCTTAGCCCAGGCAGCCTTAGAGTCCGATTGGGGGCAGAGCCAATTAGCTGCGCAATATCATAATTTATTTGGGGTAAAGAGTAGTACAGCTAGTGCAAAAGCTTTAACAACAAAGGAATATGTGAACGGGCAATGGATTACGGTAACTGCAAATTTTGCTGTTTATGATAGTTGGACAGAGTCAATCGAGGCACATACAAGGTTGTTTGTGCAAGGAACAGCATGGGATAGTCAGCATTATCAATCAGTTTTGAATGCCAGTAATTATCAAGAGGCAGCACAGGCACTGCAAACAAAGGGATATGCTACTGATCCTGATTATGCTGCAAAATTAATTAGCTTAATTCAGACATACAAATTAAATAAGTATGATAACTTATCTGAGATAAACACGAACAAATAG
- a CDS encoding xanthine phosphoribosyltransferase, whose protein sequence is MKLLEDRIREDGLVLPGNVLKVNQFLNHQIDPDLMYKLGQEFVRLYQGEKITKIVTIEASGIAPAIMTGLILHVPVLFARKQKSSTMNTGLYTAEVYSYTKKVKNTVSVDQKFLSKDDRVLIIDDFLANGQAVQGLIDICKAAQAELVGVGIAIEKSFQDGAGLIKEQGIRLESLARISSFADNQVHFVGDEDNE, encoded by the coding sequence GTGAAGTTATTAGAGGATCGTATTCGTGAAGATGGACTAGTATTACCTGGAAATGTGCTCAAAGTAAATCAATTTTTAAATCATCAAATTGATCCTGACTTAATGTACAAGTTAGGGCAGGAATTTGTGAGATTATATCAGGGTGAAAAGATTACTAAGATAGTAACGATTGAAGCGTCAGGAATTGCCCCAGCAATAATGACTGGTTTAATTTTGCATGTTCCTGTTTTGTTTGCACGTAAACAAAAAAGCAGCACAATGAATACGGGACTTTATACTGCAGAAGTTTATTCATATACAAAAAAAGTGAAAAATACAGTCTCAGTGGACCAAAAATTTCTGAGTAAGGATGATCGTGTTTTAATTATTGACGATTTTTTGGCTAATGGACAAGCAGTGCAAGGATTGATAGATATCTGTAAAGCAGCACAAGCTGAATTAGTTGGTGTTGGGATTGCGATTGAGAAGTCTTTTCAAGATGGTGCAGGGCTAATTAAGGAACAAGGTATTCGGCTTGAATCACTTGCTCGAATCTCATCTTTTGCAGACAATCAGGTTCATTTTGTAGGAGATGAAGACAATGAATAG
- a CDS encoding nucleobase:cation symporter-2 family protein, with product MNSDEFKEVSHGKAAILGIQHLLAMYSGAVAVPLLIGTALNFNSIQMTYLVSIDIFMCGLATLLQLLRNRYFGIGLPVVLGCAIQAVEPLKMIGKQFSIGTMYGAIIVAGIFVFLIGGQFARIKKFFPPVVTGTLITVIGLTLVPIAVQNIGGGDATAKSFGNLQSLLLGAITIVVILLVQVWGKGFISSIAILIGLVVGTIAAALMGLVSTSPITEATWFHIPQPFYFGAPQFEWSSSLTMIIIALVSMVESTGVFFALGSVLDKQIKSDDLKRGYRAEGLAVILGGIFNTFPYTTFSQNVGLLQLSGIKTKRPIYWSAVILMIMGLLPKIGAVATIIPTPVLGGAMLVMFAMISVQGMRMLLKVDFSDERNILIVALAVGMGLGVSVYPGIFQFLPKTAQLFLGNGIVVASITSVLLNIIFKGKDGLVE from the coding sequence ATGAATAGCGATGAATTCAAAGAAGTTTCGCATGGCAAGGCGGCTATCTTAGGTATCCAACATTTACTGGCAATGTATTCTGGTGCCGTAGCCGTCCCCTTGTTAATAGGTACGGCTTTGAATTTTAATAGTATCCAGATGACATATTTAGTTTCGATTGATATATTTATGTGTGGTTTGGCGACGTTGTTGCAATTATTAAGGAATCGTTACTTTGGAATTGGATTGCCTGTAGTTTTAGGATGTGCTATTCAAGCTGTTGAACCACTAAAAATGATTGGCAAGCAATTTTCAATTGGAACAATGTATGGTGCAATTATTGTAGCTGGAATTTTTGTGTTCTTAATTGGTGGGCAATTTGCCAGAATTAAGAAGTTTTTCCCGCCTGTAGTAACGGGAACATTGATTACTGTTATCGGATTGACTTTAGTACCAATTGCCGTTCAAAATATTGGTGGGGGTGATGCAACAGCCAAATCTTTTGGTAATTTACAAAGCCTCTTATTAGGAGCGATTACAATTGTGGTGATACTCTTGGTACAAGTTTGGGGAAAAGGATTCATTAGTTCAATTGCAATTTTGATTGGACTTGTGGTAGGCACAATTGCAGCGGCACTTATGGGACTCGTCTCAACTTCACCAATCACAGAAGCGACATGGTTCCATATTCCACAACCTTTTTATTTTGGTGCACCTCAATTTGAATGGTCCTCTTCGTTGACTATGATAATTATTGCCTTGGTTTCAATGGTTGAATCAACAGGTGTATTTTTTGCATTAGGCAGTGTCTTGGACAAACAAATTAAGTCAGATGATTTGAAAAGAGGATATCGAGCTGAAGGATTAGCCGTAATTCTGGGAGGAATATTCAATACTTTTCCTTATACAACTTTTTCACAAAATGTTGGCCTTTTGCAACTTTCAGGAATCAAAACAAAACGCCCAATCTACTGGTCAGCAGTTATTTTAATGATAATGGGGCTTTTGCCAAAAATTGGAGCGGTTGCGACAATTATTCCAACGCCTGTTTTGGGTGGGGCAATGTTGGTCATGTTTGCAATGATTAGCGTTCAAGGGATGCGAATGCTTCTTAAAGTTGACTTTTCAGATGAACGTAATATTTTAATTGTAGCCTTAGCCGTAGGAATGGGATTAGGGGTTTCTGTTTATCCCGGTATCTTCCAATTTTTACCAAAGACAGCTCAATTATTTTTGGGAAATGGAATTGTGGTTGCAAGTATAACGTCTGTTTTGTTAAATA